In Porphyrobacter sp. LM 6, one DNA window encodes the following:
- a CDS encoding MFS transporter, giving the protein MSFGFLGIQIGFELQNGNVSRIFQTLGADVGELAILWIAAPMTGLIVQPIIGHLSDKTWSPRFGRRRPYFLIGALLATFALFVMPNAPALWVAAGMLWIMDASLNITMEPFRAFVGDNLPDHQRTRGYAMQSFFIGTGAVMAGALPWVMTNWLGLSNTAPEGMIPETVHWSFYIGGAALLAAVAWTVFTTREYSPQEMAGFEAASGEEKVARATIQRSAGQFLSGGTVWMIAGIAVAALVAVARGDSRPAFLGTIEVAKDLYVLAALLGGFGVIQLAAGMLRGQGRNDSGFMEVVNDLFAMPRTMRQLAVVQFFSWFAMFALWIYGTPGVTEYHFGASDAASSAYQDGADWWSLMGSVRNGLAAAAALGFVVVAAKIDRTRLHAINLMLGAAGFAAVLLIRDPALLWIPQIGLGIAWASIVSLPYAILAGCVPSEKMGIYMGVFNVFIVVPQLLAATLLGFLVTNLFGGEPIYAMVIAAVSFVLAAGATLLVKEHAA; this is encoded by the coding sequence ATGAGCTTCGGCTTTCTGGGAATCCAGATCGGCTTCGAACTGCAGAACGGCAATGTCAGCCGCATCTTCCAGACTTTGGGAGCCGATGTCGGCGAGCTGGCGATCCTGTGGATTGCGGCGCCGATGACGGGCCTGATCGTCCAGCCGATCATCGGTCACCTGTCCGACAAGACCTGGAGCCCGCGTTTCGGGCGGCGGCGGCCCTACTTCCTGATCGGCGCGCTGCTGGCCACTTTCGCGCTGTTCGTCATGCCCAATGCGCCCGCGCTGTGGGTGGCGGCGGGGATGCTGTGGATCATGGACGCCTCGCTCAACATCACGATGGAGCCGTTCCGTGCCTTCGTCGGCGACAATCTGCCCGATCACCAGCGCACCCGCGGCTATGCGATGCAGAGCTTCTTTATCGGCACCGGTGCGGTGATGGCGGGCGCTTTGCCGTGGGTGATGACCAACTGGCTCGGCCTCAGCAATACCGCGCCCGAGGGGATGATCCCCGAGACGGTGCACTGGTCGTTCTACATCGGCGGGGCGGCGCTGCTGGCGGCGGTCGCGTGGACCGTGTTCACCACGCGCGAATATTCGCCTCAAGAAATGGCCGGATTCGAGGCGGCGAGCGGCGAGGAGAAGGTGGCCCGCGCCACCATCCAGCGCAGCGCCGGCCAGTTCCTGAGCGGCGGCACTGTGTGGATGATCGCCGGCATCGCGGTCGCCGCGTTGGTCGCGGTGGCGCGGGGGGATAGCCGACCCGCCTTCCTCGGCACGATCGAGGTGGCGAAGGATCTCTATGTCCTAGCCGCGCTGCTCGGCGGGTTCGGCGTGATCCAGCTCGCTGCCGGAATGCTGCGCGGGCAGGGCCGCAATGACAGCGGCTTCATGGAGGTCGTGAACGATCTGTTCGCCATGCCGCGCACCATGCGCCAGCTTGCCGTGGTGCAGTTCTTCAGCTGGTTCGCGATGTTCGCGCTGTGGATCTACGGCACGCCGGGGGTCACCGAATACCACTTCGGCGCGAGCGACGCGGCGAGCAGCGCCTATCAGGACGGGGCCGACTGGTGGAGCCTGATGGGATCGGTACGCAACGGGCTTGCCGCTGCCGCCGCACTCGGCTTCGTCGTTGTCGCCGCCAAGATTGACCGCACGCGGCTGCATGCGATCAACCTGATGCTGGGCGCGGCGGGCTTTGCCGCGGTGCTGCTGATCCGCGATCCGGCGCTGCTGTGGATCCCGCAGATCGGCCTCGGCATTGCCTGGGCCTCAATCGTCTCGCTGCCCTATGCGATCCTCGCCGGCTGCGTCCCGTCCGAAAAAATGGGCATCTACATGGGGGTGTTCAACGTCTTTATCGTGGTGCCGCAACTGCTGGCGGCGACGCTGCTGGGCTTCCTCGTGACCAACCTGTTCGGCGGCGAGCCGATCTATGCGATGGTGATTGCGGCGGTCAGCTTTGTGCTGGCGGCGGGCGCGACGCTGCTGGTTAAGGAACACGCGGCGTGA